Proteins found in one Oncorhynchus mykiss isolate Arlee chromosome 17, USDA_OmykA_1.1, whole genome shotgun sequence genomic segment:
- the LOC110494557 gene encoding glutathione hydrolase 7 isoform X5, whose amino-acid sequence MLTCRFASHQMGRERVVLCLSNCGSCAYLCVNIGKMDVSPETKLSSRQSPVGYKSFEGLPQLTVDDTLTKGQNFQNEHNRNTGLHGHGGLSSAPDLSSLPKELPLRHLASGSQHPNLADLSLSSFREMDKDLPPWGPSRCGTWQDAIIPIYAASLIIAIAVTTAMVLQIYLGTNEVFRGSVLVTDHEHCTELGRRVLNEQGSSVDSAIVATLCLGIVHPHASGIGGGGVMLVHDIRKNIRKVINFQETAPSGIEEILQIDPELKPGLIVGVPGLLRGLYQAHKLYGRLSWEDIVTRAANVARDGFNVSHRLAEAITKVKGQNMSLRFRDMFLPRGHALSPGSLMKTPSLAAVLEAGVSEFYNGTLTQEMASEVQENGGILTKEDLSNYSAVISQPIEGLYQGFRVLVPPPPSIGAALISALNILEDFHLNGNSTTNRANHWIAESLKASLTMASGLGDPAYTPSVSALLSKMQSKPQAVVLRQLISDSQASPPRHYSTVYDLPRGAVASQVVVMGPDDVIVSVTSSLNRPFGSRILTPSGILLNSQILDFSWPIRTQGLLISNLTNRVQPGKRPLSFIMPTIVIPSLGKCGSYVALGSSNGESSLSGVTQVLINILSYNKNLNDSISLGRLHPQLKPSRLLVDSEFLEEDVKVLRLKGHTVYRVGLLSLVQGAQKTNDIIRGIVDPRAVAGSA is encoded by the exons ATGCTGACTTGCAGGTTTGCTAGTCATCAGATGGGAAGGGAGAGGGTAGTCCTGTGTCTGTCTAATTGTGGATCATGTGCTTATCTCTGTGTGAACATAGGGAAAATGGATGTGAGTCCTGAGACTAAACTTAGTAGCAGACAATCCCCAGTTGGTTACAAGAGCTTTGAGGGCTTACCTCAGTTGACTGTGGATGACACATTGACCAAAGGGCAAAACTTTCAGAATGAGCATAACCGAAACACAG GTCTCCATGGCCATGGTGGCCTCAGTTCTGCTCCAGACCTCAGCAGTCTCCCAAAAGAATTGCCCCTGAGACATCTAGCCTCTGGGAGCCAGCACCCTAACCTGGCGGATCTAAGCTTGTCCTCCTTTAGAGAGATGGATAAGGACCTGCCGCCTTGGGGGCCAAGTAGGTGTGGCACTTGGCAGGATGCCATCATACCCATCTATGCTGCTTCTCTCATCATTGCCATAGCAGTCACCACCGCTATGGTCCTGCAGATTTATCTAGGGACAAATGAG GTCTTCAGAGGGAGTGTGTTGGTGACGGACCATGAACACTGTACAGAGCTTGGTCGTAGGGTGCTGAATGAACAAGGCTCCAGTGTGGATTCTGCCATTGTTGCCACCCTGTGCCTGGGGATAGTCCATCCACATGCGTCAGGTATTGGCGG GGGAGGGGTGATGCTGGTTCATGACATCCGGAAGAATATAAGGAAGGTGATTAATTTCCAGGAAACGGCACCCTCTGGAATCGAGGAGATCCTGCAAATTGACCCAGAGCTAAAG CCAGGTCTGATTGTAGGTGTGCCAGGCTTGCTCAGAGGGTTGTACCAAGCCCATAAACTGTATGGAAG ACTGTCATGGGAGGATATTGTCACCAGGGCTGCCAACGTAGCCAGAGATGGCTTTAATGTCTCTCACAGACTTG CAGAGGCCATAACCAAGGTGAAAGGTCAGAATATGTCATTGCGCTTCAGGGACATGTTCTTGCCAAGAGGCCATGCTCTGTCCCCCGGCTCTCTTATGAAAACACCAAGCCTGGCTGCTGTCCTGGAGGCTGGGGTGTCAGAATTCTACAATGGGACTCTAACACAGGAAATGGCCAGTGAG GTGCAAGAAAATGGAGGAATTCTAACCAAGGAGGATCTCAGCAACTACAGTGCAGTCATATCGCAGCCAATTGAAGGCCTGTATCAGG GATTCCGAGTTCTCGTGCCGCCTCCCCCTTCTATTGGTGCTGCTCTGATCTCAGCCCTCAACATTTTGGAGGACTTCCACCTCAATGGGAATAGTACAACGAATAGAGCAAACCACTGGATTGCTGAG TCACTGAAAGCGTCCCTGACTATGGCTAGTGGGCTCGGAGACCCTGCGTATACCCCATCAGTTTCTGCACTCCTCTCCAAGATGCAAAG CAAGCCACAGGCTGTAGTGCTCCGTCAGTTGATCAGTGACTCGCAGGCATCTCCTCCCAGACACTACTCTACTGTCTATGACCTGCCGAGGGGAGCTGTGGCCAGCCAGGTGGTCGTGATGGGTCCCGATGACGTCATTGTGTCTGTCACCAG CTCACTGAACAGGCCCTTTGGAAGTAGAATTTTAACCCCTTCAGGCATTCTCCTGAACAGCCAGATCTTGGACTTCTCCTGGCCAATTAGAACCCAGGGACTGTTAATATCTAACCTG ACGAACAGGGTCCAGCCAGGCAAGCGACCTCTGTCATTTATTATGCCAACAATTGTGATACCGTCTCTAGGTAAATGTGGATCCTATGTGGCCCTGGGATCTTCTAATGGAGAGTCCAGCCTCAGTGGTGTCACCCAG GTCTTGATTAATATTTTATCATATAACAAAAATCTGAATGATAGCATATCACTGGGACGACTCCATCCCCAACTTAAGCCGAGCAGACTCCTGGTGGACT CTGAGTTCCTGGAGGAGGATGTGAAGGTGTTGCGTTTGAAAGGACACACTGTCTACAGGGTGGGGCTGCTGTCCCTGGTGCAGGGTGCCCAGAAAACCAACGACATCATTAGGGGCATTGTTGACCCTCGTGCTGTGGCTGGCTCTGCCTAG
- the LOC110494557 gene encoding glutathione hydrolase 7 isoform X2: MLTCRFASHQMGRERVVLCLSNCGSCAYLCVNIGKMDVSPETKLSSRQSPVGYKSFEGLPQLTVDDTLTKGQNFQNEHNRNTGLHGHGGLSSAPDLSSLPKELPLRHLASGSQHPNLADLSLSSFREMDKDLPPWGPSRCGTWQDAIIPIYAASLIIAIAVTTAMVLQIYLGTNEVFRGSVLVTDHEHCTELGRRVLNEQGSSVDSAIVATLCLGIVHPHASGIGGGGVMLVHDIRKNIRKVINFQETAPSGIEEILQIDPELKPGLIVGVPGLLRGLYQAHKLYGRLSWEDIVTRAANVARDGFNVSHRLAEAITKVKGQNMSLRFRDMFLPRGHALSPGSLMKTPSLAAVLEAGVSEFYNGTLTQEMASEVQENGGILTKEDLSNYSAVISQPIEGLYQASSGLHNISWQHPPSGFRVLVPPPPSIGAALISALNILEDFHLNGNSTTNRANHWIAESLKASLTMASGLGDPAYTPSVSALLSKMQSKPQAVVLRQLISDSQASPPRHYSTVYDLPRGAVASQVVVMGPDDVIVSVTSSLNRPFGSRILTPSGILLNSQILDFSWPIRTQGLLISNLTNRVQPGKRPLSFIMPTIVIPSLGKCGSYVALGSSNGESSLSGVTQVLINILSYNKNLNDSISLGRLHPQLKPSRLLVDSEFLEEDVKVLRLKGHTVYRVGLLSLVQGAQKTNDIIRGIVDPRAVAGSA; the protein is encoded by the exons ATGCTGACTTGCAGGTTTGCTAGTCATCAGATGGGAAGGGAGAGGGTAGTCCTGTGTCTGTCTAATTGTGGATCATGTGCTTATCTCTGTGTGAACATAGGGAAAATGGATGTGAGTCCTGAGACTAAACTTAGTAGCAGACAATCCCCAGTTGGTTACAAGAGCTTTGAGGGCTTACCTCAGTTGACTGTGGATGACACATTGACCAAAGGGCAAAACTTTCAGAATGAGCATAACCGAAACACAG GTCTCCATGGCCATGGTGGCCTCAGTTCTGCTCCAGACCTCAGCAGTCTCCCAAAAGAATTGCCCCTGAGACATCTAGCCTCTGGGAGCCAGCACCCTAACCTGGCGGATCTAAGCTTGTCCTCCTTTAGAGAGATGGATAAGGACCTGCCGCCTTGGGGGCCAAGTAGGTGTGGCACTTGGCAGGATGCCATCATACCCATCTATGCTGCTTCTCTCATCATTGCCATAGCAGTCACCACCGCTATGGTCCTGCAGATTTATCTAGGGACAAATGAG GTCTTCAGAGGGAGTGTGTTGGTGACGGACCATGAACACTGTACAGAGCTTGGTCGTAGGGTGCTGAATGAACAAGGCTCCAGTGTGGATTCTGCCATTGTTGCCACCCTGTGCCTGGGGATAGTCCATCCACATGCGTCAGGTATTGGCGG GGGAGGGGTGATGCTGGTTCATGACATCCGGAAGAATATAAGGAAGGTGATTAATTTCCAGGAAACGGCACCCTCTGGAATCGAGGAGATCCTGCAAATTGACCCAGAGCTAAAG CCAGGTCTGATTGTAGGTGTGCCAGGCTTGCTCAGAGGGTTGTACCAAGCCCATAAACTGTATGGAAG ACTGTCATGGGAGGATATTGTCACCAGGGCTGCCAACGTAGCCAGAGATGGCTTTAATGTCTCTCACAGACTTG CAGAGGCCATAACCAAGGTGAAAGGTCAGAATATGTCATTGCGCTTCAGGGACATGTTCTTGCCAAGAGGCCATGCTCTGTCCCCCGGCTCTCTTATGAAAACACCAAGCCTGGCTGCTGTCCTGGAGGCTGGGGTGTCAGAATTCTACAATGGGACTCTAACACAGGAAATGGCCAGTGAG GTGCAAGAAAATGGAGGAATTCTAACCAAGGAGGATCTCAGCAACTACAGTGCAGTCATATCGCAGCCAATTGAAGGCCTGTATCAGG CCTCCTCAGGTCTACACAATATTTCCTGGCAACACCCTCCCTCAGGATTCCGAGTTCTCGTGCCGCCTCCCCCTTCTATTGGTGCTGCTCTGATCTCAGCCCTCAACATTTTGGAGGACTTCCACCTCAATGGGAATAGTACAACGAATAGAGCAAACCACTGGATTGCTGAG TCACTGAAAGCGTCCCTGACTATGGCTAGTGGGCTCGGAGACCCTGCGTATACCCCATCAGTTTCTGCACTCCTCTCCAAGATGCAAAG CAAGCCACAGGCTGTAGTGCTCCGTCAGTTGATCAGTGACTCGCAGGCATCTCCTCCCAGACACTACTCTACTGTCTATGACCTGCCGAGGGGAGCTGTGGCCAGCCAGGTGGTCGTGATGGGTCCCGATGACGTCATTGTGTCTGTCACCAG CTCACTGAACAGGCCCTTTGGAAGTAGAATTTTAACCCCTTCAGGCATTCTCCTGAACAGCCAGATCTTGGACTTCTCCTGGCCAATTAGAACCCAGGGACTGTTAATATCTAACCTG ACGAACAGGGTCCAGCCAGGCAAGCGACCTCTGTCATTTATTATGCCAACAATTGTGATACCGTCTCTAGGTAAATGTGGATCCTATGTGGCCCTGGGATCTTCTAATGGAGAGTCCAGCCTCAGTGGTGTCACCCAG GTCTTGATTAATATTTTATCATATAACAAAAATCTGAATGATAGCATATCACTGGGACGACTCCATCCCCAACTTAAGCCGAGCAGACTCCTGGTGGACT CTGAGTTCCTGGAGGAGGATGTGAAGGTGTTGCGTTTGAAAGGACACACTGTCTACAGGGTGGGGCTGCTGTCCCTGGTGCAGGGTGCCCAGAAAACCAACGACATCATTAGGGGCATTGTTGACCCTCGTGCTGTGGCTGGCTCTGCCTAG
- the LOC110494557 gene encoding glutathione hydrolase 7 isoform X4 — protein sequence MLTCRFASHQMGRERVVLCLSNCGSCAYLCVNIGKMDVSPETKLSSRQSPVGYKSFEGLPQLTVDDTLTKGQNFQNEHNRNTGLHGHGGLSSAPDLSSLPKELPLRHLASGSQHPNLADLSLSSFREMDKDLPPWGPSRCGTWQDAIIPIYAASLIIAIAVTTAMVLQIYLGTNEQVFRGSVLVTDHEHCTELGRRVLNEQGSSVDSAIVATLCLGIVHPHASGIGGGGVMLVHDIRKNIRKVINFQETAPSGIEEILQIDPELKPGLIVGVPGLLRGLYQAHKLYGRLSWEDIVTRAANVARDGFNVSHRLAEAITKVKGQNMSLRFRDMFLPRGHALSPGSLMKTPSLAAVLEAGVSEFYNGTLTQEMASEVQENGGILTKEDLSNYSAVISQPIEGLYQGFRVLVPPPPSIGAALISALNILEDFHLNGNSTTNRANHWIAESLKASLTMASGLGDPAYTPSVSALLSKMQSKPQAVVLRQLISDSQASPPRHYSTVYDLPRGAVASQVVVMGPDDVIVSVTSSLNRPFGSRILTPSGILLNSQILDFSWPIRTQGLLISNLTNRVQPGKRPLSFIMPTIVIPSLGKCGSYVALGSSNGESSLSGVTQVLINILSYNKNLNDSISLGRLHPQLKPSRLLVDSEFLEEDVKVLRLKGHTVYRVGLLSLVQGAQKTNDIIRGIVDPRAVAGSA from the exons ATGCTGACTTGCAGGTTTGCTAGTCATCAGATGGGAAGGGAGAGGGTAGTCCTGTGTCTGTCTAATTGTGGATCATGTGCTTATCTCTGTGTGAACATAGGGAAAATGGATGTGAGTCCTGAGACTAAACTTAGTAGCAGACAATCCCCAGTTGGTTACAAGAGCTTTGAGGGCTTACCTCAGTTGACTGTGGATGACACATTGACCAAAGGGCAAAACTTTCAGAATGAGCATAACCGAAACACAG GTCTCCATGGCCATGGTGGCCTCAGTTCTGCTCCAGACCTCAGCAGTCTCCCAAAAGAATTGCCCCTGAGACATCTAGCCTCTGGGAGCCAGCACCCTAACCTGGCGGATCTAAGCTTGTCCTCCTTTAGAGAGATGGATAAGGACCTGCCGCCTTGGGGGCCAAGTAGGTGTGGCACTTGGCAGGATGCCATCATACCCATCTATGCTGCTTCTCTCATCATTGCCATAGCAGTCACCACCGCTATGGTCCTGCAGATTTATCTAGGGACAAATGAG CAGGTCTTCAGAGGGAGTGTGTTGGTGACGGACCATGAACACTGTACAGAGCTTGGTCGTAGGGTGCTGAATGAACAAGGCTCCAGTGTGGATTCTGCCATTGTTGCCACCCTGTGCCTGGGGATAGTCCATCCACATGCGTCAGGTATTGGCGG GGGAGGGGTGATGCTGGTTCATGACATCCGGAAGAATATAAGGAAGGTGATTAATTTCCAGGAAACGGCACCCTCTGGAATCGAGGAGATCCTGCAAATTGACCCAGAGCTAAAG CCAGGTCTGATTGTAGGTGTGCCAGGCTTGCTCAGAGGGTTGTACCAAGCCCATAAACTGTATGGAAG ACTGTCATGGGAGGATATTGTCACCAGGGCTGCCAACGTAGCCAGAGATGGCTTTAATGTCTCTCACAGACTTG CAGAGGCCATAACCAAGGTGAAAGGTCAGAATATGTCATTGCGCTTCAGGGACATGTTCTTGCCAAGAGGCCATGCTCTGTCCCCCGGCTCTCTTATGAAAACACCAAGCCTGGCTGCTGTCCTGGAGGCTGGGGTGTCAGAATTCTACAATGGGACTCTAACACAGGAAATGGCCAGTGAG GTGCAAGAAAATGGAGGAATTCTAACCAAGGAGGATCTCAGCAACTACAGTGCAGTCATATCGCAGCCAATTGAAGGCCTGTATCAGG GATTCCGAGTTCTCGTGCCGCCTCCCCCTTCTATTGGTGCTGCTCTGATCTCAGCCCTCAACATTTTGGAGGACTTCCACCTCAATGGGAATAGTACAACGAATAGAGCAAACCACTGGATTGCTGAG TCACTGAAAGCGTCCCTGACTATGGCTAGTGGGCTCGGAGACCCTGCGTATACCCCATCAGTTTCTGCACTCCTCTCCAAGATGCAAAG CAAGCCACAGGCTGTAGTGCTCCGTCAGTTGATCAGTGACTCGCAGGCATCTCCTCCCAGACACTACTCTACTGTCTATGACCTGCCGAGGGGAGCTGTGGCCAGCCAGGTGGTCGTGATGGGTCCCGATGACGTCATTGTGTCTGTCACCAG CTCACTGAACAGGCCCTTTGGAAGTAGAATTTTAACCCCTTCAGGCATTCTCCTGAACAGCCAGATCTTGGACTTCTCCTGGCCAATTAGAACCCAGGGACTGTTAATATCTAACCTG ACGAACAGGGTCCAGCCAGGCAAGCGACCTCTGTCATTTATTATGCCAACAATTGTGATACCGTCTCTAGGTAAATGTGGATCCTATGTGGCCCTGGGATCTTCTAATGGAGAGTCCAGCCTCAGTGGTGTCACCCAG GTCTTGATTAATATTTTATCATATAACAAAAATCTGAATGATAGCATATCACTGGGACGACTCCATCCCCAACTTAAGCCGAGCAGACTCCTGGTGGACT CTGAGTTCCTGGAGGAGGATGTGAAGGTGTTGCGTTTGAAAGGACACACTGTCTACAGGGTGGGGCTGCTGTCCCTGGTGCAGGGTGCCCAGAAAACCAACGACATCATTAGGGGCATTGTTGACCCTCGTGCTGTGGCTGGCTCTGCCTAG
- the LOC110494557 gene encoding glutathione hydrolase 7 isoform X1 — protein sequence MLTCRFASHQMGRERVVLCLSNCGSCAYLCVNIGKMDVSPETKLSSRQSPVGYKSFEGLPQLTVDDTLTKGQNFQNEHNRNTGLHGHGGLSSAPDLSSLPKELPLRHLASGSQHPNLADLSLSSFREMDKDLPPWGPSRCGTWQDAIIPIYAASLIIAIAVTTAMVLQIYLGTNEQVFRGSVLVTDHEHCTELGRRVLNEQGSSVDSAIVATLCLGIVHPHASGIGGGGVMLVHDIRKNIRKVINFQETAPSGIEEILQIDPELKPGLIVGVPGLLRGLYQAHKLYGRLSWEDIVTRAANVARDGFNVSHRLAEAITKVKGQNMSLRFRDMFLPRGHALSPGSLMKTPSLAAVLEAGVSEFYNGTLTQEMASEVQENGGILTKEDLSNYSAVISQPIEGLYQASSGLHNISWQHPPSGFRVLVPPPPSIGAALISALNILEDFHLNGNSTTNRANHWIAESLKASLTMASGLGDPAYTPSVSALLSKMQSKPQAVVLRQLISDSQASPPRHYSTVYDLPRGAVASQVVVMGPDDVIVSVTSSLNRPFGSRILTPSGILLNSQILDFSWPIRTQGLLISNLTNRVQPGKRPLSFIMPTIVIPSLGKCGSYVALGSSNGESSLSGVTQVLINILSYNKNLNDSISLGRLHPQLKPSRLLVDSEFLEEDVKVLRLKGHTVYRVGLLSLVQGAQKTNDIIRGIVDPRAVAGSA from the exons ATGCTGACTTGCAGGTTTGCTAGTCATCAGATGGGAAGGGAGAGGGTAGTCCTGTGTCTGTCTAATTGTGGATCATGTGCTTATCTCTGTGTGAACATAGGGAAAATGGATGTGAGTCCTGAGACTAAACTTAGTAGCAGACAATCCCCAGTTGGTTACAAGAGCTTTGAGGGCTTACCTCAGTTGACTGTGGATGACACATTGACCAAAGGGCAAAACTTTCAGAATGAGCATAACCGAAACACAG GTCTCCATGGCCATGGTGGCCTCAGTTCTGCTCCAGACCTCAGCAGTCTCCCAAAAGAATTGCCCCTGAGACATCTAGCCTCTGGGAGCCAGCACCCTAACCTGGCGGATCTAAGCTTGTCCTCCTTTAGAGAGATGGATAAGGACCTGCCGCCTTGGGGGCCAAGTAGGTGTGGCACTTGGCAGGATGCCATCATACCCATCTATGCTGCTTCTCTCATCATTGCCATAGCAGTCACCACCGCTATGGTCCTGCAGATTTATCTAGGGACAAATGAG CAGGTCTTCAGAGGGAGTGTGTTGGTGACGGACCATGAACACTGTACAGAGCTTGGTCGTAGGGTGCTGAATGAACAAGGCTCCAGTGTGGATTCTGCCATTGTTGCCACCCTGTGCCTGGGGATAGTCCATCCACATGCGTCAGGTATTGGCGG GGGAGGGGTGATGCTGGTTCATGACATCCGGAAGAATATAAGGAAGGTGATTAATTTCCAGGAAACGGCACCCTCTGGAATCGAGGAGATCCTGCAAATTGACCCAGAGCTAAAG CCAGGTCTGATTGTAGGTGTGCCAGGCTTGCTCAGAGGGTTGTACCAAGCCCATAAACTGTATGGAAG ACTGTCATGGGAGGATATTGTCACCAGGGCTGCCAACGTAGCCAGAGATGGCTTTAATGTCTCTCACAGACTTG CAGAGGCCATAACCAAGGTGAAAGGTCAGAATATGTCATTGCGCTTCAGGGACATGTTCTTGCCAAGAGGCCATGCTCTGTCCCCCGGCTCTCTTATGAAAACACCAAGCCTGGCTGCTGTCCTGGAGGCTGGGGTGTCAGAATTCTACAATGGGACTCTAACACAGGAAATGGCCAGTGAG GTGCAAGAAAATGGAGGAATTCTAACCAAGGAGGATCTCAGCAACTACAGTGCAGTCATATCGCAGCCAATTGAAGGCCTGTATCAGG CCTCCTCAGGTCTACACAATATTTCCTGGCAACACCCTCCCTCAGGATTCCGAGTTCTCGTGCCGCCTCCCCCTTCTATTGGTGCTGCTCTGATCTCAGCCCTCAACATTTTGGAGGACTTCCACCTCAATGGGAATAGTACAACGAATAGAGCAAACCACTGGATTGCTGAG TCACTGAAAGCGTCCCTGACTATGGCTAGTGGGCTCGGAGACCCTGCGTATACCCCATCAGTTTCTGCACTCCTCTCCAAGATGCAAAG CAAGCCACAGGCTGTAGTGCTCCGTCAGTTGATCAGTGACTCGCAGGCATCTCCTCCCAGACACTACTCTACTGTCTATGACCTGCCGAGGGGAGCTGTGGCCAGCCAGGTGGTCGTGATGGGTCCCGATGACGTCATTGTGTCTGTCACCAG CTCACTGAACAGGCCCTTTGGAAGTAGAATTTTAACCCCTTCAGGCATTCTCCTGAACAGCCAGATCTTGGACTTCTCCTGGCCAATTAGAACCCAGGGACTGTTAATATCTAACCTG ACGAACAGGGTCCAGCCAGGCAAGCGACCTCTGTCATTTATTATGCCAACAATTGTGATACCGTCTCTAGGTAAATGTGGATCCTATGTGGCCCTGGGATCTTCTAATGGAGAGTCCAGCCTCAGTGGTGTCACCCAG GTCTTGATTAATATTTTATCATATAACAAAAATCTGAATGATAGCATATCACTGGGACGACTCCATCCCCAACTTAAGCCGAGCAGACTCCTGGTGGACT CTGAGTTCCTGGAGGAGGATGTGAAGGTGTTGCGTTTGAAAGGACACACTGTCTACAGGGTGGGGCTGCTGTCCCTGGTGCAGGGTGCCCAGAAAACCAACGACATCATTAGGGGCATTGTTGACCCTCGTGCTGTGGCTGGCTCTGCCTAG
- the LOC110494557 gene encoding glutathione hydrolase 7 isoform X7 produces MLTCRFASHQMGRERVVLCLSNCGSCAYLCVNIGKMDVSPETKLSSRQSPVGYKSFEGLPQLTVDDTLTKGQNFQNEHNRNTGLHGHGGLSSAPDLSSLPKELPLRHLASGSQHPNLADLSLSSFREMDKDLPPWGPSRCGTWQDAIIPIYAASLIIAIAVTTAMVLQIYLGTNEQVFRGSVLVTDHEHCTELGRRVLNEQGSSVDSAIVATLCLGIVHPHASGIGGGGVMLVHDIRKNIRKVINFQETAPSGIEEILQIDPELKPGLIVGVPGLLRGLYQAHKLYGRLSWEDIVTRAANVARDGFNVSHRLAEAITKVKGQNMSLRFRDMFLPRGHALSPGSLMKTPSLAAVLEAGVSEFYNGTLTQEMASEVQENGGILTKEDLSNYSAVISQPIEGLYQASSGLHNISWQHPPSGFRVLVPPPPSIGAALISALNILEDFHLNGNSTTNRANHWIAESLKASLTMASGLGDPAYTPSVSALLSKMQSSLNRPFGSRILTPSGILLNSQILDFSWPIRTQGLLISNLTNRVQPGKRPLSFIMPTIVIPSLGKCGSYVALGSSNGESSLSGVTQVLINILSYNKNLNDSISLGRLHPQLKPSRLLVDSEFLEEDVKVLRLKGHTVYRVGLLSLVQGAQKTNDIIRGIVDPRAVAGSA; encoded by the exons ATGCTGACTTGCAGGTTTGCTAGTCATCAGATGGGAAGGGAGAGGGTAGTCCTGTGTCTGTCTAATTGTGGATCATGTGCTTATCTCTGTGTGAACATAGGGAAAATGGATGTGAGTCCTGAGACTAAACTTAGTAGCAGACAATCCCCAGTTGGTTACAAGAGCTTTGAGGGCTTACCTCAGTTGACTGTGGATGACACATTGACCAAAGGGCAAAACTTTCAGAATGAGCATAACCGAAACACAG GTCTCCATGGCCATGGTGGCCTCAGTTCTGCTCCAGACCTCAGCAGTCTCCCAAAAGAATTGCCCCTGAGACATCTAGCCTCTGGGAGCCAGCACCCTAACCTGGCGGATCTAAGCTTGTCCTCCTTTAGAGAGATGGATAAGGACCTGCCGCCTTGGGGGCCAAGTAGGTGTGGCACTTGGCAGGATGCCATCATACCCATCTATGCTGCTTCTCTCATCATTGCCATAGCAGTCACCACCGCTATGGTCCTGCAGATTTATCTAGGGACAAATGAG CAGGTCTTCAGAGGGAGTGTGTTGGTGACGGACCATGAACACTGTACAGAGCTTGGTCGTAGGGTGCTGAATGAACAAGGCTCCAGTGTGGATTCTGCCATTGTTGCCACCCTGTGCCTGGGGATAGTCCATCCACATGCGTCAGGTATTGGCGG GGGAGGGGTGATGCTGGTTCATGACATCCGGAAGAATATAAGGAAGGTGATTAATTTCCAGGAAACGGCACCCTCTGGAATCGAGGAGATCCTGCAAATTGACCCAGAGCTAAAG CCAGGTCTGATTGTAGGTGTGCCAGGCTTGCTCAGAGGGTTGTACCAAGCCCATAAACTGTATGGAAG ACTGTCATGGGAGGATATTGTCACCAGGGCTGCCAACGTAGCCAGAGATGGCTTTAATGTCTCTCACAGACTTG CAGAGGCCATAACCAAGGTGAAAGGTCAGAATATGTCATTGCGCTTCAGGGACATGTTCTTGCCAAGAGGCCATGCTCTGTCCCCCGGCTCTCTTATGAAAACACCAAGCCTGGCTGCTGTCCTGGAGGCTGGGGTGTCAGAATTCTACAATGGGACTCTAACACAGGAAATGGCCAGTGAG GTGCAAGAAAATGGAGGAATTCTAACCAAGGAGGATCTCAGCAACTACAGTGCAGTCATATCGCAGCCAATTGAAGGCCTGTATCAGG CCTCCTCAGGTCTACACAATATTTCCTGGCAACACCCTCCCTCAGGATTCCGAGTTCTCGTGCCGCCTCCCCCTTCTATTGGTGCTGCTCTGATCTCAGCCCTCAACATTTTGGAGGACTTCCACCTCAATGGGAATAGTACAACGAATAGAGCAAACCACTGGATTGCTGAG TCACTGAAAGCGTCCCTGACTATGGCTAGTGGGCTCGGAGACCCTGCGTATACCCCATCAGTTTCTGCACTCCTCTCCAAGATGCAAAG CTCACTGAACAGGCCCTTTGGAAGTAGAATTTTAACCCCTTCAGGCATTCTCCTGAACAGCCAGATCTTGGACTTCTCCTGGCCAATTAGAACCCAGGGACTGTTAATATCTAACCTG ACGAACAGGGTCCAGCCAGGCAAGCGACCTCTGTCATTTATTATGCCAACAATTGTGATACCGTCTCTAGGTAAATGTGGATCCTATGTGGCCCTGGGATCTTCTAATGGAGAGTCCAGCCTCAGTGGTGTCACCCAG GTCTTGATTAATATTTTATCATATAACAAAAATCTGAATGATAGCATATCACTGGGACGACTCCATCCCCAACTTAAGCCGAGCAGACTCCTGGTGGACT CTGAGTTCCTGGAGGAGGATGTGAAGGTGTTGCGTTTGAAAGGACACACTGTCTACAGGGTGGGGCTGCTGTCCCTGGTGCAGGGTGCCCAGAAAACCAACGACATCATTAGGGGCATTGTTGACCCTCGTGCTGTGGCTGGCTCTGCCTAG